The Liolophura sinensis isolate JHLJ2023 chromosome 6, CUHK_Ljap_v2, whole genome shotgun sequence genomic sequence GCGATTGCACTGTAGATACCGATCTTCACGGAGTCCCAGCAGAAAGGGACGCCTAACTGGAACAGGGTGTCTATCTGGGCTTTTCCAATCTGTACCATGTCAACCATGAAGAGCGCTAGGAGGAGGCTGAGAAGCTTCCAGCGCTTGCCATCCTCTCTGGGTTTAACGTACGTGATGAAGGCGTTGCTGATTCGCTTCCAGTCCAAGATCCGGATGTCGTTGCGCTTCTGGATGGTTTCTGGCAAGAGGAACAGAACCAGTGGGACGTTGATGAGAAGCGATCCCAGACTCAAAAACATCGGATAGAAAAACCCAGCCGCCTTAATGAGGAAGCCGGTTCCCATCAGAGCCACCGACATACAGATACCTATGGCCGCCTGGAGAATGGCGATCCTCATGGTACGCTCCTTGCCGGGTTGAGTGGTGTCCGCTAAGTACGCGAACGCCGCCATGAACACGGTGCCGAACGAGCCACAAGTGCCGTCGATCAAGCCACCGACCACGAACAAGGCCATCGGCCAGTCTAGGCCAATCACGAACATAGAAATAACCGTTCTTATCAAACTCCCAATGGCTGGTACGATCATGCCGATCTTCCTGCCTCGGAAGTCCGTGTAAGCCCCCAGAATCATCGTAGAAAAGATCCCAGGGATATTTGTGGCAAGACCAAAGTAGAGCAGCCACTGAGCGGCCTGCTTCTGGGCAACCGCCTCGGCGGCGCTACTCCCGTTCCTGCCACACGTTTCTGTGGTGTCATCAGTGTGAGTCACGACTGACGCGTTAACTGGGTttctgttcatctcctctgtAAGAACTCTGTTATAGATATACTGTTGAACTATTGGGAAGAATGACATCAAGGCTGTGTAAAACGTAATGACTACAACTTCCAGGACGCCTTTTCTGAAGACGCCACCCTGTTTAAAGACGACTTGACCATCGTCTGTAACGACAGCGTTCCTGTCCTTGACCAGAGGTTTTACCTCTGATTCCAAAGGACTGTCCATGATCTCTCCGTTTTCCCTGAAAGTACAAATACGACAttaattcatttgttgtttaagTCATCAACTTATTCGAAGACTTTTGGTTTTCATATATGGGCGGGGGAAGCAAAGGCGAGATGGGGAGGTCCACAATCTCCAAGGTCTGCAATTAGTGAGAGTGGGAGATCCACAATCTCCACGTCCAACTCCGGTGTTGAACCCATGCCTCGCAGGTCCTGGCTATTAAAAGCAAACGCCTTAACACTCGTCCACTATACTCGCTCCCCATATTTTCACTgtaggtgtatatgtatacttaacTTTTGGGAGAAGAGTCAGTTAACTTTTCCTCCTTGTGGGAAACTTTCAACTCGATGTCGTCCATTGCCATATTCTGTTTGAACTGGTTTAATAGGTCAAGTGTCGACGTACTATACGGTACTGTGATGTTACATTACCAgtcatatactgtaaatgacgtaaaatttcgCCCCAAAAAGGCGCCTTTTAAGAGGCGattaaaagtcataaaaaattacttttggtgctgaaacatttcCCTAAAAGGATATCATCCTCTATCAAACTAACCTCTTTAATACCTCAACAGAACTCGGAGAATCTGCAAAATATGCAACATGGTCACGAGAGacgttttaggtcatttaccgtatcACCCCTATTTGACCTTTGTAAGGCCTTAATGTCTTGAAGTTGATTACTTAGCCAAGCACATTCACGCTACTCAGTCATCAGAACTGGCAGATCGTTCAGTTTTGTTCTAGGGCAAGATTACAGGACGGGAGATGTGTACGTATACAACTTAACAttatatttaattgttatttaataaCATACAAGCCAGtttgtgtacaaatgtgcaCATCCACATTGACATGTGTGTTAGTGGTACACACAACCATACACAATTTGTGTAGTGCTGGTTCATAAAATTATGCGGATGTGCATATTTGACACAACACTGCATGTGCACCACCAGTACACAGTAGACAGTGTAAACCACAATCGTTAGCAAATTACTAAAGGAGTTTCGCTAGCGGAATGAGCAGATTTTCAAGCCAAGTTGTATTCAATCAATTATGAGTGTATACCaggggtcactttcacaaagcggcgtacgacatttttttatcgtacatttgtcataTGATATTTTGTCCGTCActattaacgtaccattgtGCTGTATGGGCGATATTGTAtaagtacgacatctttgtgaaagtggccccagacCTCACAAACGCTCACGCGAGTATTATGGGTTCGTCCTTCGCTTATTCCCGCCAAAGCACAACGAATAAAGTGGGTGAAGGGATGGAGAAATCATCTCTCAAAAACAGTGACTTCACATGCACCGTGGTTTCATGTCCACAGGCTTACACTCTCTAAATTGACCGCGAATCACAGCTAGATAGACTACACCCAACtgtaacaaaactgaacatccaCACTTTTGTGTACTAGAGGTACGTACGCAACAGCGTGTATATGGCCCACTACCAATACACATTGTGTTTTCTCAAGTAAAATTTAGTACACAAAGATATAGATGTTCAAGTTTGTTActttggcttcctctcaggtcgtaccTGAGGATGGTCGAGGTTTCGATGggcaggtttcctctcaccataatgctgaccgttgtggtataagtgaaattttcttaagtatggcgcaaaacaccaaccaaataaataaataaataaataaataaattgttacaGTTGTGAGTACCTGTAGAACACAATTTGGCGAAATACCTTAAGGACCGATTTACGTGTACCATTAAGGCAGAGGCCACGTCAAAGTATGAACATAGTACATCGCCTGAAGTTAGCCAGAAAATCcggtctaaggatggcttatatgTAGTCTGAGCTCATATTTACCGCTGGCCAGCCAGGGCCCTGTACACAATATTAGAATTCACAGCAGAGTTTTGGGGCTAACTCTAAGCTGACTAGTACAAACCGGCTCGCGGATTCCCCGCTCAGTGCTACATTTATGGTTACTTTGTGATTCAGACCAGTGCGTACGTTGCCTGTGTGATACGCGTTAATATCCACGCACCTATAGGTCTACACATTATACGGCATGCCATCAGTACCAGGTGAATTTGTAGTTAAGTTATAACACTATATAGCCCCCTGTACAATTGTCATGCTTATTTTCTCTGGGTAGAAAGGCTTCGGGAGCCTATGAGCGTATACCTGTGACCTACTTGTAGAGTTACAGGCTATCATAAACCGCTGACCGGGCGACTTGTACTACAACGGTCAAAGCTGTCAGCCCCAATTATACTTACCCCATCTTATTCCGCCTGTGCCGCATTTCCAAATGGTCAGTCGGTCTTATAGTCTGTCAAATCCTTGTTTGTCTGAGGTCACCGCATACACAACTACGTCATATTTATACCCGATGTCCCCCTTTACTGCTAACTCTGTCGGTTTACCCCGTGAGACCCCTTCTCCCCCCATAGTATACAGCCCGTGTCACAGGTGCAAGGAAGGTGTTTAACGTAATTGTTTACTTACCtgctaaaacaacaacaacgccgcTCTCTCAGCAGCACATGATCATGTGTGAAAACAAGTTGACAAACTGGTAGACCTATGTGTCATTGCCTCGCTGTTGGTGAGTAGACATGACCAACCCCAAAGACTGTCAAAGCGAGCCGACCAAGCGAGGCGCGTTTACTGTCTCACAGCATGGGTCCTGTGTCCGCAAACACGTATGATCTACTAATGTAAGCCAAGACTGCAGACACACATAggtctatatatgtgtatacacggAGAATTACATCATAGTCCTCCTCGGTAACAAAACTACCACTGTAAACTGTATGAACGAAGCATTGATTTTccgggccacgatatccgcaaGGGGAGTGGTCTGTTTCCTAGCAGAAATCACATCCCCCCTGAGTGACATTGAATAATCCAAGTAACAAAGTAACCTGTAGGGTACATACACTGAAAGCCAGAAGTATATTAAAATGAATTGGCTAATAATCCAAACATCCCTCATCAATGCATATATAACGCTGTCAAAAACTTAAGGGTAATTTTCCACGACTTTGTATTTTGGATTTCTCTCAGAAGCGTTAGATATGGGGTGTAGCCTATATCACTGCAATTCATGTTAATTCTAACCTTTAATTATTCAATAAAggcaaaaacaaagaacaaaactgGTATTCTGTAAGCCGACCCGGAAGCTAGATACCACGTGATATCCCTGGTAAGAGACGGCGTGGGTGAATAAAATTGTCCCCGTTAAGCCTATCGCAAAATGTCTATTTTTAAATCACTGCGAGCGATAGTATATTCTTtgcatttgtaatattttcagATTTCCAGATAGTTTCAATCTACAGGTTTCTGTAGAGCctaagtgatttttttttgtgcaacCCGGGCCTATAGAGGTCGCAAATGAAGTGGCTTTTTTCCCTATGTGTCAACACAAGATGGCTATTTTGTTTCACCAACGCAACGTCCGGGCAGTTTTACAGAATAGttaattaattttctttggCAATACGAATTAAAAGAAACAGAGAACGTTGTAGGACATTAGAATAGCAAAATGGTATAAGAGAGTACTTTGGGGCCGAATGTTTGTACATTACAAAAGAAATTGTTTACCTGTCTATTCTTTTGCAGACTTCCTCTTACACATATGGGACAAAACATTAATCTATGGTTTCGACTCACAAAGGGCCGCAACCCGGTACAAAACTATCTGAACACTGCTGTGCAACCCATCGTTTGTTTGTTGCGCAATAAGGTAAGACATAGATAACTAAGCCACTGGATATCTGAAAATACCTTTCAGTTGGGTTTGAGTACAAATGTATGACAAGAGCCCGAAGGAGAGGAACCCAACAGGACAGGTGTGCTgaccccccccccgcccccactCCCGAGGACACTGATTCCTATATACAATCCCCTCTCCGGACATTACTCAATATATATAATCAGGAAACGAAAACAGCATTTCTGTTCTTATGTTAAGCAGATTGCTGCAGTTTGTCACTGTATACAGGATATGGCATTTTTACACCAAACCATGAAATTCATAGCACCTTGGCAAAACAATTAACTTTATATGTAACATGGTGTACATATCGTAATTCGTAAGCTTCTAATGCAATGGCCAGCAGCGTCTGCTCAACAGCCTTGGCTCAAGCTCTTCGTCCTCTTCATACTTTCTCAAGCATTTCCTGTCTCTTCATTTGGTCGCCTGTTTTTGACCCTTCCTTACATACTGGCCGATAGAGTCTTTGAGCAGGGCTGTGAATAGCTATGTCTGGTCCTTTCTGTTCATGAGCAAGAAGTTGTTCTAGCTCTGGTACTGGTTGTTACCACGGTCCTCTCCACAAAGTGTAGTGTCGTGAACATTCCAAATCACAGGTGGGAGAATTACTGGACGCCTGTGACTTTATCAATGGCGGGATAATACCTTCTGTTGTGGGGGAGGAGTTTAAAATGTCGACATGTACTGGAAACACGAAGCATCTAAGTATGTTTGTAGATCTAGTCCGTTCTTCACAGTTAATTCGTTAATTCTGGACGAGTCCACAACTATGTATTTGTATTCGTAGTGCATAATTACATAGATAAGATATGTGTTTATCCCTTTGCCTTATTAGATAAAAttagataaaaacattacaacaaTCTTCCTTTTAAGGAAATATTGTTTTGAATTCAAAGCTATCAATGAATGATCAGTGACTTCTAAACAAAACAGGaagtacactggacaaggcattgcttatggatttacaacttcttggttgTAAATCCATGCGCAAGGCATTGTCCAGTGTACTTCCGtgccaacttctaaatgccactaaaaCAATTTATAAAACAGGATGTCATATTAATATTTACTCGCTGAAACATGCTAGAGATGCTTTTATAATACTATCATTTGTCCAGAACTGATGTATTCGAGCAAATAAATACTTATGTTGTTATGGACTGATTTTTTCCAGAATTTTTTGGTTCTTGAAAAATATACTCCTAGGCAAAGCATAAATACTTTTTTATAAAACCTTTCTctaaaatgttatcaaaatatAGTGATGTTTTATCTCATTTTTATCTAGaacttttaatacttttttaGACTTTCAAGGTGTTATCCCAATTTTgtctaaaattttacaaattttgtgaGAAGAAACTTGTATATCGTTTTTAATGTTCCCAGCTCACTATTTTATAATAGAGAAAAATATTTGCATGTAAGAAGGCAATTTTATCATCTAAAGTAGGCCTTGTGGACTCGTTTTCATAGCTGAAATAAGGGCTAAGGGATTCACGTCCTTTATAGGGTCCTTCATGTCCACAAACGCATCTTTGAGTGCATGGTTTCTGTTGTTCATTAATATAGGCCTGCTGAAAGACAAACCAGGCTAAAATCCCAATACCAATTCTATCCTTCAAGTATTAATGGCACTTTTGTCTGTACTAAAAATACCGCTTCTGATAACTGTCCCCGAGTTCTGACACTGAAACCCATTATGGAATACCAAAGACATATTGTTGTTTCAAAAGCTTCTGACATCAGACTGTATATACTTGCTAATTCAGAAACACACATCAGATGCTTTACTAAATTCACAAGCTGTCCCCAAAATAAACACAGTCCCATGATCGATACATAACAAACAGGCTGtcgttgttttttcttctgtttattcACAATAAACGTGAAGTGAACAacactgcatatatatacatgtatacgtcataAAAACACCATTGAATTTCCATCAATTTGTTATTCTATTCTATCAGTATAGCATCGTTGCTCGGCTTCCTCCTTTACAAAAGAAGTGCATAATATATTACTAAAACAAATCGTCACAAATGACATAAGTATCATTGCTTGATACATGTGATCAACATAAGCCTGTTTAAACACCatctccacacacacacacacacacacacacacacacacacacacacacatatatatatatatatatatatatatatatatatatatatatatatattgagtgGTTTAAGCCATACAAAGGTACAGTGGGCCGGTTTACGGAAAGAaggaaaaattgaaagttttagAACTATACTCCAATACGTCTAACTAGGATATGTGATTTTCAAATCCAAATCTCCGAAATACTTTGATTCACAATCGTAGCAAGCAAGGGCTCGCTGATACCAACAGTTGAAACCTTTCCCACCATAGGTATACAATTCATTACCTATCCATACTTCACACATAATCCTATCAATGTGGCTTTATGTACTGAGCTGTTTGATCTCAGCAAGAAGACAATAAAGTATACATAGCAATAGGTAACCATTCCCGCTAAAAGTAATTCGAACAGGCCACAGTTCAATTCTGTCTTTGGAAAGACggatttgtgggcaaactggtaacgtaaTACTTGAATGACAGTAGGCACTACGATCAAACACCAAGCGACTTTTTGCAGGTAACCCTGCCAGTCAAAAAATCAGCTCATTTGATGTACCAATAGTATCAACGGAAGATTGAATCCTCCCTGTAATTTACAAGTCTTCCTGATTATAGAATTAACGCTAAAGAGTATATATAGACTGACCGAGGATTTCGGTTTATATTGACCATACATTGTATCTAATATTCACAGTGAGAACTGGGTATAGAGTGTTGTTTGGCAATATGCTATGTTTCTCTTTGATAGGAAATCATGAATTGGTATAACGGGATGACAAAACGTGAAAATAAAACACCGGTAGTGCCgttaaaaggaaaacaacaaaagCGGCGACGAGGTATAAACAAATGCCTTGAGCAACTAAACTTTATGGGTACTGTGAGgtgaaaatgtatacatatacaaaatcaCAAAAGTTTTTAATGTTATAACCTAACACATGAAATATGACCCTAACGAAACACCTAAATTGGATAGGCGCTGCCCCTCTGGCAAAGGAGGTGAGTGAGTACATTTTGGTAAGATGTTCCCAATGTGAACATTAGATACCATGCACTACTGTATGCAGTCTCAAAAACCTTCGCATGAGAGCAGAAATCGCTCGTTCGTACACAGTAAACATGACGGAAACTTGGATCAATCCTTATTTATAAAAAAGAGATAATAGTCATTCGTTTGCACTGAATAGCAGTTTATTCAGGGGAACTATCAGCCGCAATCTGTATTTCACAGGACCAATGTAGGATACATTATAAGCTTTGTCTACTAGTAAAgtagaaacaaaaacaatataccCCCCAAATGTGAACACTAACGATTTTACAGGATCAGCTAAATCTCACCGGAAAATCTCGCCGTGACATGCTACAGGACATTGATTCTATCGTTATAACCCATAATTTTGTCAATTGAAGGATATTTTTATGTGAACCATCTAAGCTAAAACTTTCACGCACGCTTTCTTGAAGAATGCTGTTGTTAAATACAATCATGATGTAAGTTACAGGACGACAGCTAAAAGCAGTTGGGAGTATTCCAGGCAGAGTAGTGAACATGATAATTGATGATGTGtcagaaattaaaatatttacaatccaGCGCAATCAAATTTTGAGAACATGCAAACacgaataaaatgaaatgaaattacttTGGGAAACAGAATAACCAAAAAGCTCTGTAACAGTGGCTTCTGATTACAGTGTGCCAGTTGTCGAGACACGAATTCGATACGATAATTCTGCTTCCATAGAAAAAAGGGTAAATATTAAAACCAGGTAAGTCAAAGAGCGAATTTAAGTTCGGCGGAAATACGAATTGAAACAGAAAGCATACAATTCGGTATAGCTAAATGTTTGTGTAAAATGTGGCAACACAGCAGGTTAGCATCAAGGTCGCTGAAGCACAAAAAACAGGTGACCGCCTAATTAATTCTTGGTCCACGTGGTTCAAAATAATactgacaacaaacaaattatCACAACGACATACGGGAAAAACGACAGAAAATATGACTATTAAAACTTTGCGACATGAAActgtaaaaacaataaaaaagaaacccCCCGTTCTATACGGAGAACCTTTGAGAACCTTCGCATTAATTACGTGGAATATGTTAATCACCCAAGTAAGTACCACGTATATGCCTTTTATTCCATAAAATGTGTAACTTGAGTGCACAGCGTTAGAACGGGTAATTCCGGATTAATTATACTCAGTTGTATCTTCCACTCTAATATGACGCACAAACAACTTAATCACTACTCTCCCAATGGTTCGTAATTTCCATCCACAACATAAGTCCTTCTGGTTAACTGAAAATCTTGCATGTAAAGAAAGGAATATAATAATCTCAATAAAATCCCATCTTTTTTATGAGCATACTTCCACATataaatcccccccccccctcccccaaaaaaGAAGCTAAAATCTGGCATTCGTTTCCCGACACAAGGACCTCACAACTGTGGGTAAGTTACAACGTAGTCAACATTCAACTGTACTGGCATCCCGAAACACGGACTACCGGTAAGTTGTAATTTACAGGCCATGCTTTCGTGTAACAGTTGCCAACTCACACTCCAGCTCACAAAACAAGTCCCTTGACACACAAAATGGAGAAGCCAATCAAATAGAAAGGTATAAATTGTCAGTCTATTGTCGCCGAAAGGTACAAATCGAAGAATAACAAGATTTGGTCAGATTAGGACCAATGGTATTCAAAAGAGTCCAGTATTTAGACAACAACAGTGACTGCTATTTTTACCTTCATCTTGTCACTAGGTTCTCGTCACCTTGAACATAAAAGAGTTAAAACGCAGATTACTTCAGAAGCTGAAATATTCAGACAGTACCAGCGACCTTTTACCTCATTCTGACTTACCTCCAATGTACCACACATTACTGGTGAAGGTTCAGTATTGGCCTGACCGCTAATGTTCTGTCAATCCTCTATGATTATCACTAAAGCAATGTTACTACTGAGGGTTCAATATTCAGACAGAACCAGCAAATGACGACGCCTTCTGCACTTTCACATCATTCTGAACTTTGATTTATGTTAAATGTTCAACACATTACTACGGCAGGTTCAGTGAGTACCAGTACGTAATGATATATCCTGACCGTTACCACTTGATACTTGGTACTCGTCACCTACTCAAGACACCAGAGATTGTTGCTGTAGTCTCACCCAGGGTTTTAGCAGTTTAACACAGCTATAATCTGACAAAGACTGAAAGATATATTATCAGTGGGGAAAAAGACTAAACTAGAGGGAGCATGTATGTGTTATGCTTTATACCACCAActaaattatgcataaatactattttacataaatatacagaacAAAGGAGCaacatatacagatatatgggaaatgcatttataactttttttcaaaataaaaatgt encodes the following:
- the LOC135468635 gene encoding proton-coupled folate transporter-like isoform X2, producing MDSPLESEVKPLVKDRNAVVTDDGQVVFKQGGVFRKGVLEVVVITFYTALMSFFPIVQQYIYNRVLTEEMNRNPVNASVVTHTDDTTETCGRNGSSAAEAVAQKQAAQWLLYFGLATNIPGIFSTMILGAYTDFRGRKIGMIVPAIGSLIRTVISMFVIGLDWPMALFVVGGLIDGTCGSFGTVFMAAFAYLADTTQPGKERTMRIAILQAAIGICMSVALMGTGFLIKAAGFFYPMFLSLGSLLINVPLVLFLLPETIQKRNDIRILDWKRISNAFITYVKPREDGKRWKLLSLLLALFMVDMVQIGKAQIDTLFQLGVPFCWDSVKIGIYSAIAMFLQIFGLLAFLRPLQKFFSDNTIGIIGSVSGTAFLIMTGLSVNDAMLYAAPFIGLLYGVPSAMLKAVMSLYVGKQEQGCLFAGICSIQMLCSTVGSVVFNAVYMATVTTFAGFVFILMAILFVICIVCMTVVEIFGRAGKRYESITPVAGQ
- the LOC135468635 gene encoding proton-coupled folate transporter-like isoform X1, producing the protein MRHRRNKMGENGEIMDSPLESEVKPLVKDRNAVVTDDGQVVFKQGGVFRKGVLEVVVITFYTALMSFFPIVQQYIYNRVLTEEMNRNPVNASVVTHTDDTTETCGRNGSSAAEAVAQKQAAQWLLYFGLATNIPGIFSTMILGAYTDFRGRKIGMIVPAIGSLIRTVISMFVIGLDWPMALFVVGGLIDGTCGSFGTVFMAAFAYLADTTQPGKERTMRIAILQAAIGICMSVALMGTGFLIKAAGFFYPMFLSLGSLLINVPLVLFLLPETIQKRNDIRILDWKRISNAFITYVKPREDGKRWKLLSLLLALFMVDMVQIGKAQIDTLFQLGVPFCWDSVKIGIYSAIAMFLQIFGLLAFLRPLQKFFSDNTIGIIGSVSGTAFLIMTGLSVNDAMLYAAPFIGLLYGVPSAMLKAVMSLYVGKQEQGCLFAGICSIQMLCSTVGSVVFNAVYMATVTTFAGFVFILMAILFVICIVCMTVVEIFGRAGKRYESITPVAGQ